In Brevibacillus brevis NBRC 100599, a single genomic region encodes these proteins:
- a CDS encoding S9 family peptidase: protein MILDYLQVKSAYQLKVVPERREITFLTKLTGIAQLWRWNEESNRSEQVTFLPDRVVEVDHSPCGTKTIVGMDNKGDERQQFFLLTENGAVVKPLTDAPDYFHYLGGWSPCRQKIAWSSNRRNPRSFDIFVQDVESGAYEEVFRYDGRTDPIGWLPDGRGLIFSVQETNIDNCLYLLNLQTKEAQKLSICNKHARYHSLVLSKDGQTGYLVTDRDDNTKALCRFSLRTGELDKLVHDPKWDMEATQLSPDEKFLAFTINEGGYSVLALYSLTEQSWKRVEEAPRGVISSLAWVNDDQLAYTLKSPTLPGDIWTYTLSEQTSRRVTNIGQSALKDKLIEPELCTFHSFDGLEVPYFLYAKDTSEPAEKKPVVVYVHGGPESQIRPEYHPVFQFLANEGFTVVAPNVRGSMGYGREYVQLDDRRKRMDSVADLAWLVKDLGNRPSVDPNAIGIMGRSYGGFMTLAALTHYPDLWAAGVDIVGISHFKTFLENTGEWRRRLREVEYGFLGEDDDFFEEIAPLNHSHKITAPLLVFHGRNDTRVPVSEAEQLVADMRGRGQEVDLHIFEDEGHFTEKLDNHITLNQKISQFFLEQLASTNKIEE from the coding sequence GTGATTTTGGACTATCTGCAAGTGAAATCCGCGTATCAATTGAAGGTGGTACCGGAGCGTAGAGAGATTACCTTTTTAACGAAGCTGACAGGTATCGCGCAGTTGTGGCGCTGGAATGAAGAGTCCAACCGCTCGGAGCAAGTGACCTTTTTGCCTGATCGTGTGGTAGAAGTTGACCATTCCCCGTGTGGTACGAAAACGATTGTCGGTATGGACAACAAGGGAGACGAGCGGCAGCAATTCTTTTTGCTAACGGAAAATGGTGCAGTTGTGAAGCCGCTGACAGACGCTCCTGATTATTTTCACTATTTGGGTGGCTGGTCACCTTGTAGGCAAAAGATCGCGTGGTCCAGCAATCGTCGCAACCCGCGCAGCTTTGATATTTTTGTACAGGATGTCGAGAGTGGCGCGTATGAAGAAGTCTTCCGTTACGATGGGCGCACCGATCCAATCGGCTGGCTGCCAGATGGGAGAGGACTCATTTTCAGCGTGCAGGAGACCAACATTGACAATTGCCTGTATTTGTTGAATCTACAGACGAAGGAAGCACAAAAGCTCTCCATATGCAACAAACATGCGCGCTATCATTCCTTGGTACTGTCTAAAGACGGCCAAACGGGATATCTCGTAACCGACCGCGATGATAATACGAAAGCGTTGTGCCGCTTTTCACTCCGTACAGGAGAGCTGGATAAACTGGTGCACGACCCGAAATGGGACATGGAGGCGACCCAATTATCCCCAGATGAGAAGTTTCTTGCCTTCACGATTAATGAAGGAGGCTACTCCGTTCTTGCCCTCTATTCCTTGACAGAACAAAGCTGGAAGCGGGTAGAGGAAGCACCACGTGGTGTGATCTCTTCCTTGGCGTGGGTGAATGATGATCAGCTCGCCTATACGTTGAAAAGTCCTACACTACCAGGTGATATCTGGACGTACACCCTTTCGGAGCAAACCAGCAGACGTGTAACAAACATTGGTCAATCTGCTCTGAAGGATAAACTCATCGAGCCGGAATTATGCACGTTTCATTCATTTGATGGCTTGGAAGTGCCGTATTTCCTTTATGCCAAAGATACATCCGAACCTGCAGAGAAAAAACCAGTCGTCGTCTACGTCCATGGCGGGCCAGAGAGCCAAATTCGACCGGAGTATCATCCTGTTTTTCAATTTTTGGCGAACGAAGGCTTTACGGTGGTTGCACCGAATGTTCGCGGCAGTATGGGCTATGGTCGGGAATATGTCCAGCTCGATGATCGCCGCAAGCGGATGGATTCTGTAGCAGATTTGGCGTGGCTGGTCAAAGATTTAGGCAACCGCCCAAGCGTTGACCCGAATGCGATCGGCATCATGGGCCGCAGTTACGGAGGCTTCATGACACTGGCTGCGCTTACGCATTACCCTGACCTGTGGGCCGCGGGTGTTGATATTGTGGGGATTTCTCACTTCAAAACCTTTCTGGAGAACACCGGGGAATGGAGAAGGAGATTGCGTGAGGTGGAGTATGGGTTCCTCGGCGAAGACGATGACTTTTTTGAAGAAATTGCTCCTTTGAATCATTCGCATAAGATCACGGCCCCGCTTCTCGTATTCCATGGGCGCAATGATACGCGTGTTCCTGTCAGTGAAGCAGAACAGCTCGTAGCAGACATGAGAGGCAGGGGGCAAGAAGTCGATTTGCACATCTTTGAAGATGAAGGTCACTTTACCGAAAAGCTGGACAATCACATCACGTTGAATCAAAAGATTTCCCAGTTCTTTTTGGAGCAACTCGCATCCACCAATAAAATCGAGGAGTGA
- a CDS encoding S9 family peptidase produces MTQAKRGITAEDLYQMRYASDPQLSPDGKTLAYVENQIDESHAYQNHLYLRKLDVDDPLPLTSGSRDTYPRWSPDGSKISFVSNRSGKPQIWLIDANGGEARQLTRCKNGVSNPTWSPDGKYIVFSSILDEGETFADLEAAEEKEKAKAIHVGRMKYKSDDLGFIYEKNKQLAIVHVETGEVTPLSDGPYNHTIGSWSPDGKWLAVTANRSEDPDFQHGIDVFIIPSEGGEWKKLTNSKGIFAYPTWSPDGKKLAYIGSESDTHLYAAQKRIWVYDFEKSDYSCITANWDVQVGDSTIGDMRSPGHPNPGAVWTADGRGMYFIASERGNSGIYHVTLDGQVTTVVTGNRNIYGFSLHENEQTVVAAISDPSTPGDLYQVSLKDGEEKRLTALNEELFAGMELPVPEEIEFVAKDGWKLHGWMLKPVGFEKGKKYPMVLQIHGGPHSLYGNTFFHEFQLLAAKGYAVLYTNPRGSFGYGEHFVQACCGDYGGNDYRDLMTAVQFACDHFDFVDEDRLGVAGGSYGGFMTNWIVGKTNRFKAGVTDRSICNWVSFYGVSDIGYFFTAEEIQANPFTNPEKMWQHSPIRLVENIETPLLIMHGEHDYRCPIEQAEQLYVTLKHQGKAPVSFVRFPGASHELSRSGDPEQRVLRLQYTTDWFDSYLVAHQKEKVE; encoded by the coding sequence ATGACGCAAGCAAAAAGAGGCATCACGGCTGAAGATTTGTATCAAATGCGGTACGCGAGTGATCCGCAGCTATCACCAGACGGAAAAACGCTTGCCTATGTAGAAAATCAAATCGATGAGTCCCACGCTTATCAAAATCACTTGTATTTACGAAAATTGGATGTAGATGATCCACTGCCCTTGACATCTGGCTCCCGCGATACCTACCCGCGTTGGTCGCCTGATGGTTCAAAGATTAGCTTTGTCTCGAATCGATCTGGAAAACCACAGATTTGGCTGATCGATGCAAACGGAGGAGAGGCTAGGCAGCTCACGCGTTGCAAAAACGGCGTCAGCAATCCGACTTGGTCACCTGACGGCAAATACATTGTCTTCTCGTCGATCCTGGATGAGGGAGAAACATTCGCAGACCTGGAAGCAGCTGAGGAGAAAGAAAAGGCCAAAGCCATTCATGTCGGGAGAATGAAGTACAAATCCGATGATCTTGGTTTCATTTACGAGAAAAACAAACAGCTGGCTATTGTTCATGTAGAAACAGGCGAGGTTACTCCACTCAGCGATGGCCCATACAATCATACAATTGGCTCCTGGTCGCCGGATGGAAAATGGCTCGCCGTTACGGCGAATCGTTCAGAAGACCCTGATTTTCAGCATGGTATTGACGTTTTTATCATTCCTTCTGAAGGGGGAGAATGGAAAAAGCTGACCAACAGCAAAGGGATTTTTGCCTATCCGACCTGGTCACCTGACGGTAAGAAGCTAGCGTATATCGGAAGTGAATCGGACACGCATTTGTACGCAGCACAGAAGCGCATCTGGGTATATGATTTTGAAAAGAGTGACTATTCTTGCATCACAGCGAATTGGGACGTTCAGGTTGGCGATTCCACCATCGGAGACATGCGCTCGCCAGGTCACCCGAATCCAGGTGCTGTGTGGACAGCAGACGGAAGAGGCATGTATTTCATCGCCAGCGAACGAGGAAATTCTGGCATTTATCACGTTACGCTGGACGGTCAAGTCACGACTGTTGTAACGGGCAATCGGAATATTTACGGCTTTTCGCTGCATGAAAACGAACAAACGGTAGTTGCTGCCATCAGTGATCCGTCTACCCCAGGCGACCTGTATCAAGTAAGTTTGAAGGACGGAGAAGAAAAACGTCTAACAGCGCTGAACGAAGAGCTATTTGCGGGCATGGAGCTCCCTGTTCCAGAAGAAATAGAGTTTGTCGCAAAGGATGGCTGGAAGCTGCACGGTTGGATGCTCAAGCCTGTCGGTTTTGAAAAAGGAAAAAAATACCCGATGGTTCTGCAAATTCATGGCGGACCTCACTCCCTGTATGGAAATACGTTTTTCCACGAGTTCCAGCTGCTCGCTGCAAAAGGCTACGCCGTACTCTATACGAATCCGAGAGGGAGCTTTGGCTACGGAGAGCATTTTGTTCAGGCATGCTGCGGTGACTATGGAGGGAATGATTACCGCGATTTGATGACGGCCGTGCAATTTGCATGCGATCATTTCGATTTTGTCGATGAGGACCGCTTGGGTGTCGCAGGCGGTAGCTACGGTGGCTTCATGACGAACTGGATCGTCGGTAAAACCAATCGATTCAAAGCGGGCGTAACCGATCGGAGTATTTGCAACTGGGTTAGCTTTTACGGTGTCAGTGATATCGGTTATTTCTTCACTGCGGAGGAGATTCAGGCAAATCCATTCACGAATCCGGAAAAAATGTGGCAGCATTCACCGATTCGTTTGGTGGAGAACATCGAGACGCCTCTGCTGATCATGCATGGCGAACATGACTACCGGTGCCCAATCGAACAGGCTGAGCAGCTCTATGTAACATTGAAGCATCAAGGCAAGGCTCCGGTATCGTTTGTTCGTTTCCCGGGTGCCAGTCATGAGCTTTCCCGCAGTGGTGATCCCGAGCAACGCGTGTTGAGACTGCAATATACGACAGATTGGTTTGACAGCTATTTGGTTGCACACCAAAAAGAGAAAGTCGAATAG
- a CDS encoding M20/M25/M40 family metallo-hydrolase, producing MNKEQVLSIVQENLPHAIEKLKQYLRFPTVSAQHKAIPETVEYVVKMIHEVGGETKVLDNLGGNPVVYAFFAAGSEGDASKTILFYDHYDVQPPEPFHEWNTEPFDPTIIDGKLYARGAADNKGDLVARLTAIQILQQQAGGLPCNIKFLIEGEEEIGSPNLEPYLRAYKELFQADACIWEFGGKDENERISMVAGIKGMAYLELTCVGAEIDMHSSVGAYVDNAAWRLVQALATMKNQQNEILVEGFFDGIEEPTADEKKVVSELPFSEEATAALYGLKRPLITAASQVDPREAMVFHPTMTICGLDSGYTGEGAKTVLPKSAKAKLDCRLVPGQDPQHIMSCIEHHLEKHGFTDITVTMINGQKAYRSDFHHPFVTHVLDTARVIYDHEPVLSPNAAGTGPMYIFGEQLKLPVVSTGVGWVGCKVHAPNESIRLKDFEEGIAHMVVMLSGFAKALSK from the coding sequence GTGAACAAAGAACAAGTGTTAAGTATCGTGCAAGAAAATTTGCCGCATGCAATCGAGAAGCTGAAGCAATATTTGCGTTTTCCTACCGTATCCGCACAGCATAAGGCCATCCCAGAAACGGTTGAATACGTGGTCAAAATGATTCATGAGGTTGGCGGTGAGACAAAGGTACTTGACAATCTTGGCGGCAATCCAGTCGTGTATGCGTTTTTTGCAGCAGGCAGTGAGGGAGACGCCAGCAAAACGATCCTCTTTTACGATCACTACGATGTTCAACCACCTGAACCGTTTCATGAGTGGAACACGGAGCCGTTCGACCCGACGATCATCGATGGAAAGCTGTATGCGCGTGGTGCTGCCGATAATAAAGGTGACCTCGTTGCGCGTCTGACGGCGATTCAGATTTTGCAGCAGCAGGCAGGCGGTTTGCCTTGCAACATCAAGTTCCTGATCGAAGGAGAAGAAGAGATTGGCAGCCCGAATCTGGAGCCATATCTCCGAGCGTACAAGGAGCTTTTCCAGGCGGATGCCTGCATTTGGGAATTTGGTGGGAAAGACGAAAATGAGCGAATCAGCATGGTTGCCGGGATCAAAGGAATGGCGTACCTAGAGCTGACCTGCGTTGGGGCAGAGATCGACATGCACTCCTCTGTCGGTGCGTATGTAGACAATGCAGCATGGCGCCTCGTACAGGCATTGGCGACGATGAAAAATCAGCAAAACGAGATTCTGGTCGAAGGCTTCTTTGATGGGATCGAGGAACCAACAGCGGATGAAAAGAAAGTCGTTTCCGAATTGCCGTTCAGTGAAGAGGCGACAGCAGCGCTATACGGTTTGAAACGCCCACTGATTACCGCAGCAAGCCAAGTGGACCCACGAGAAGCCATGGTTTTTCACCCGACCATGACCATTTGCGGTCTGGATAGCGGCTATACTGGAGAGGGCGCGAAGACAGTTCTGCCAAAAAGCGCGAAGGCCAAGCTGGATTGCCGCCTTGTCCCAGGACAAGATCCACAGCACATCATGAGTTGCATCGAGCATCATTTAGAGAAGCATGGTTTTACGGATATTACCGTCACAATGATCAACGGACAAAAAGCGTATCGCTCCGATTTCCATCATCCATTTGTTACTCACGTACTGGATACGGCTCGCGTCATTTACGATCATGAGCCAGTGCTTTCGCCAAACGCCGCAGGCACAGGTCCGATGTATATTTTCGGTGAACAGCTGAAGCTTCCGGTTGTCAGTACAGGGGTAGGTTGGGTTGGCTGCAAAGTACATGCGCCGAACGAATCCATCCGTTTGAAGGACTTCGAGGAAGGAATTGCCCATATGGTTGTCATGCTCTCTGGATTTGCCAAAGCGCTGTCTAAGTAG
- the msrA gene encoding peptide-methionine (S)-S-oxide reductase MsrA: protein MNSDTHPFEIATFAGGCFWCMVSPFDKMPGIQKVVSGYTGGHVENPTYEEVCSDTTGHYEAVQITYDPSLISYEELLQMFWRQIDPTDAGGQFGDRGQSYAPAIFYHNEEQERLAQKSKQELDASGRFQKPIATLILPAKPFYPAEDYHQEYYKKNPVRYQYYRAASGRAKFTKEAWRDRAKQEELKKILTPLQYEVTQNNGTERPFTNEFWDHKEEGIYVDIVSNEPLFSSLDKFDSSCGWPSFTKPMQAENVTEHVDLTHNMIRTEVRSKEADSHLGHVFEDGPGENGLRYCINSAALRFIPKDRLEEEGFGEFKRLFEKE, encoded by the coding sequence GTGAACAGCGATACACATCCATTCGAAATCGCAACCTTTGCAGGCGGATGCTTTTGGTGCATGGTCAGTCCGTTTGACAAGATGCCAGGCATTCAAAAAGTCGTCTCCGGCTATACAGGCGGTCATGTCGAAAACCCAACCTATGAAGAGGTATGCTCTGATACGACGGGACACTATGAAGCGGTCCAAATCACCTATGATCCGTCGCTCATCTCCTACGAGGAATTGCTGCAGATGTTTTGGAGACAAATCGACCCGACTGACGCTGGTGGTCAATTCGGTGACCGAGGTCAATCGTATGCGCCAGCGATCTTCTATCATAATGAAGAGCAAGAAAGGCTTGCGCAAAAATCCAAGCAAGAGCTAGATGCAAGTGGTCGTTTCCAAAAGCCTATTGCAACGCTAATTTTGCCAGCCAAGCCGTTCTATCCGGCGGAGGATTATCATCAGGAGTACTATAAGAAAAATCCGGTCCGCTACCAATACTATCGGGCGGCATCAGGCAGAGCGAAATTCACCAAGGAAGCATGGCGCGACCGTGCGAAGCAAGAAGAATTGAAAAAAATCTTGACCCCGCTTCAGTACGAGGTGACGCAAAATAACGGGACAGAACGTCCGTTTACGAATGAATTCTGGGACCACAAGGAAGAGGGCATCTACGTAGACATCGTCTCCAACGAGCCTTTGTTCAGTTCCTTGGACAAGTTCGATTCCAGCTGCGGGTGGCCATCCTTTACCAAGCCCATGCAAGCGGAAAACGTAACTGAGCATGTTGATTTGACACATAATATGATTCGGACAGAGGTTCGCAGCAAAGAGGCAGATTCTCATCTCGGCCACGTTTTCGAGGATGGTCCTGGAGAAAATGGATTGCGCTACTGCATCAATTCAGCCGCATTGCGCTTCATTCCGAAGGATCGCTTGGAGGAAGAAGGCTTCGGGGAGTTTAAGCGATTATTCGAAAAAGAATAG
- a CDS encoding glutathione ABC transporter substrate-binding protein, with amino-acid sequence MYTQTSLHRRIGLLLAAIMVLAGCSFGQEPPHNNQIAPTPPNVAEGGTLIIVRMSDATNLDPHFILTINEASVIQGKVYEGLVKRDRNMNIQPQLATAWKQIDDLTWEFTLRQGVVFHDGTPFQAQAVKKTFDRVLDPAVASPRAAMFDKIKQVRVINPYKVQIILHKPFAPLLSILASHEGSIISPTAIDKYGRELSQHPVGTGPYRFQSWEHGSQITLSKNQSYWGEAATLDHVVFKVVPDDAARIAMVENGKAHIAESIPVMELDRIQASNQMRVYRSDALGTEFIGFNVARPPLNDIRVRKAISMAIETGAIIKGVYNNVGTKANSPIGPQVFGYSPTVKSYPYDINQARRLLAEAGYPDGFPIHMITYNRRDRILVAQVIRSQLKGIGVDAELKVVSYDDFVRTIEQTKEHEIFVSGWGNATGDADYNQYNLFHTSGGGAGNSFQYSNPELDRLIEAGRVETDPGKRLAIYAKAQEVELQDALVVPIRNLENLAVISNHIQGFSISPAGYLNLDQVVISQ; translated from the coding sequence ATGTATACACAGACATCCTTACACAGACGAATTGGACTGTTACTCGCAGCAATCATGGTCTTAGCAGGCTGTTCTTTCGGTCAGGAGCCGCCGCACAACAATCAAATCGCACCGACTCCCCCAAACGTTGCCGAGGGTGGGACGTTAATCATTGTACGTATGTCGGATGCCACAAATCTCGATCCCCATTTTATCTTGACGATCAATGAGGCGAGTGTTATCCAAGGAAAAGTGTATGAAGGGCTCGTCAAACGAGATCGGAACATGAACATTCAGCCACAGCTGGCAACGGCATGGAAGCAAATCGACGATCTTACTTGGGAGTTTACTCTCCGACAAGGCGTTGTTTTTCACGATGGGACTCCCTTTCAAGCACAGGCGGTCAAGAAAACATTTGATCGTGTATTAGATCCGGCGGTGGCTTCTCCTCGAGCAGCCATGTTCGATAAAATAAAGCAGGTAAGAGTCATCAATCCGTACAAAGTGCAAATCATTCTTCACAAACCATTTGCACCATTGCTCTCTATTTTGGCCAGTCATGAGGGGAGCATCATCAGCCCTACAGCAATCGATAAATACGGGCGGGAATTATCGCAGCATCCGGTTGGTACTGGCCCTTATCGGTTTCAATCATGGGAGCATGGCAGTCAAATCACGTTGAGCAAAAATCAGTCCTACTGGGGCGAAGCCGCTACGCTTGATCATGTCGTCTTCAAGGTTGTTCCGGATGATGCGGCTCGCATCGCGATGGTGGAGAATGGTAAAGCACATATTGCAGAGTCCATCCCTGTCATGGAGCTGGATCGAATTCAAGCATCCAACCAGATGCGTGTGTACCGCAGCGATGCACTCGGGACGGAGTTTATCGGATTTAATGTAGCACGTCCACCATTGAATGATATCCGTGTGAGGAAGGCCATCAGTATGGCGATCGAGACGGGAGCGATCATTAAAGGGGTGTATAACAATGTGGGAACAAAGGCGAACTCACCGATTGGCCCGCAAGTGTTCGGTTACAGTCCAACAGTGAAAAGCTACCCGTACGACATCAACCAAGCGCGCCGGTTGCTCGCAGAGGCGGGCTATCCAGATGGTTTTCCCATTCATATGATTACCTACAACAGACGGGATCGAATCTTGGTTGCCCAAGTGATACGGTCGCAATTAAAAGGAATCGGCGTCGACGCGGAGCTAAAAGTCGTCAGCTACGATGACTTCGTCCGAACCATTGAGCAAACGAAGGAGCATGAGATTTTTGTCAGTGGCTGGGGAAATGCAACCGGGGATGCCGACTATAATCAGTACAATTTGTTTCATACATCAGGTGGAGGGGCGGGCAACAGTTTTCAATATAGCAATCCCGAGCTGGATCGTCTCATCGAGGCTGGCCGGGTCGAAACTGATCCTGGAAAAAGACTCGCCATCTACGCAAAAGCACAAGAAGTGGAGCTGCAAGATGCTTTGGTTGTTCCGATTCGCAATCTGGAGAATTTGGCTGTGATTAGTAACCATATTCAGGGCTTCTCCATCAGTCCAGCGGGTTACCTGAATCTCGATCAGGTCGTGATTTCTCAATAA
- a CDS encoding M15 family metallopeptidase, with product MRSFRHRLLHPLVLVTALTFVLSGCNSTAAPQEPQTPPSTESPTPPKKEAEKPKEETTPPSAETPKQEQPEQPQKAKPMETKPAEKPSASQPPELSFPDIEVVGEPESVAVLVNKQRKLPENYQPNDLVFPNVPYLLPEKSEKRKMRKEAAGALEQLFAAAQADGVQLAGVSAYRSHAYQKALFNRYVKKDGVEKARTYSAVPGTSEHETGLAIDVSGKDGKCAATSCFAGTKEAKWLDENVEKFGFIIRYPEGKDAITGYIYEPWHLRYVGGEIAQEIGEKGITLEEYSGAVPVSTPSN from the coding sequence ATGAGAAGTTTTCGACACCGACTTTTGCATCCGCTTGTACTCGTAACGGCATTGACATTTGTGTTGTCTGGGTGTAACAGTACAGCTGCTCCACAAGAACCACAGACACCACCATCCACGGAGTCGCCAACTCCTCCAAAGAAAGAAGCAGAGAAGCCAAAGGAGGAGACCACGCCTCCATCTGCTGAAACACCAAAGCAAGAACAACCGGAGCAACCCCAGAAAGCGAAGCCAATGGAAACGAAGCCAGCAGAAAAGCCGTCAGCTAGTCAGCCGCCTGAGTTGTCGTTTCCGGACATAGAGGTTGTGGGTGAGCCAGAGAGTGTTGCTGTACTGGTGAACAAACAACGCAAGCTTCCAGAGAACTATCAGCCAAATGATTTAGTGTTTCCAAATGTTCCTTACTTGCTCCCGGAAAAGAGCGAGAAACGCAAAATGCGCAAAGAAGCAGCGGGTGCGCTTGAGCAGTTATTTGCGGCAGCCCAGGCTGACGGTGTCCAGTTGGCTGGCGTATCTGCCTATCGCTCCCACGCCTACCAGAAAGCGCTGTTTAATCGCTATGTAAAAAAAGACGGCGTGGAGAAAGCACGGACTTACAGTGCCGTTCCTGGGACGAGTGAGCACGAGACGGGACTCGCGATTGACGTCTCTGGTAAGGATGGCAAATGTGCGGCAACGAGCTGCTTTGCCGGAACCAAGGAAGCGAAGTGGCTGGATGAAAACGTCGAGAAGTTCGGATTTATCATCCGCTACCCAGAGGGAAAAGACGCGATTACGGGCTATATTTATGAGCCGTGGCATTTGCGTTATGTAGGTGGCGAGATCGCGCAAGAAATCGGAGAAAAAGGAATTACGCTCGAAGAATATTCAGGTGCCGTACCTGTTTCCACACCATCGAATTAA
- a CDS encoding TetR/AcrR family transcriptional regulator has translation MVEKSIRERIIETSMRLFEANGYHKVTVDQIVKESGTSKGGFYHNFKSKDELLYIIHDQFITYVLEKAEEAYEKWDTPTERLQAIVKSFVMMIDLYRSQVTIFYQESLFLAPEYYTDIETKRDRYKQIMFTVISDGIESGEFRPELPVPIVSMAIFGMVNWIYKWYQKSGTYSIEQIADIYADMVLHSVLKSESMENPAFQRFFLQSQENPFHPL, from the coding sequence ATGGTCGAAAAATCAATCAGAGAACGTATTATTGAAACATCCATGCGCTTGTTTGAAGCAAATGGCTACCACAAAGTGACTGTGGATCAAATTGTGAAAGAAAGCGGCACGTCAAAGGGAGGATTTTATCACAACTTCAAATCAAAAGATGAACTCCTCTACATCATTCATGATCAATTTATTACGTATGTGCTGGAAAAAGCGGAGGAAGCTTACGAGAAGTGGGATACCCCAACAGAACGTCTGCAAGCCATCGTAAAATCCTTCGTTATGATGATTGATCTATACCGCTCGCAGGTTACGATCTTTTATCAGGAAAGCTTGTTTTTAGCTCCAGAGTACTACACAGATATTGAAACGAAACGGGATCGCTATAAACAAATCATGTTCACCGTCATTTCGGACGGGATCGAATCAGGAGAGTTCCGCCCGGAGCTGCCAGTGCCGATTGTGTCCATGGCTATTTTTGGCATGGTGAACTGGATTTACAAATGGTATCAAAAGTCAGGGACGTACTCAATCGAGCAAATTGCGGATATTTATGCAGATATGGTTCTTCATTCTGTTTTGAAATCAGAATCAATGGAAAACCCGGCGTTCCAACGTTTTTTCCTGCAATCTCAAGAAAATCCCTTCCATCCATTGTAG
- the accB gene encoding acetyl-CoA carboxylase biotin carboxyl carrier protein produces MLTIYELRELVKLLEQTDIESFEVNDEDSSLRIKRRNGNPVTVVHQPPVQTKSTPIVTAAPAVLLPKKEAIERPVTTSPVETPQKSAEVTENLYKITSPMVGTFYAAPAVDAAPYVSVNDRVEPTTIVCIVEAMKLFNEIEAEVKGEIVQVLVENGQLVEHGQPLFLVKQA; encoded by the coding sequence GTGCTTACCATTTACGAATTACGAGAACTTGTGAAGCTATTAGAGCAGACAGACATAGAATCTTTTGAGGTAAATGACGAAGATTCTTCTTTGCGTATCAAACGAAGAAATGGGAATCCAGTCACAGTTGTGCATCAGCCCCCCGTACAAACCAAAAGCACGCCAATCGTGACGGCGGCACCTGCTGTCCTTTTGCCTAAAAAAGAAGCGATTGAGCGCCCGGTCACAACAAGCCCAGTGGAAACACCTCAGAAATCGGCAGAAGTGACAGAAAACTTGTACAAAATCACTTCACCTATGGTCGGAACCTTTTATGCTGCACCTGCCGTTGACGCAGCACCATACGTATCCGTAAATGATCGAGTAGAGCCAACGACCATTGTCTGTATTGTCGAAGCCATGAAGCTGTTTAACGAGATTGAAGCAGAAGTAAAAGGAGAGATTGTCCAAGTCTTGGTGGAAAACGGTCAGTTGGTTGAGCATGGACAGCCGTTGTTCCTGGTGAAGCAAGCGTAA